A single window of Candidatus Methanomethylicota archaeon DNA harbors:
- a CDS encoding anaerobic ribonucleoside-triphosphate reductase activating protein, with protein MIAYVAEIIPLSFSDYPKEPCCVIFFSGCNFDCGYCQNWKLKKQLKEHIIEIEKIKEIISKNNLINACKISGGEPLLQFEALIEIGKFVKSLGLKFGIDTNGSLPNVLEKVIPLLDLISIDIKAPLNKEKYSRIIGLNNPPISSIIKSLEIAIKSNAYLDIRIVIIPGYNDSIEDIKSITKTLIDLGYEEKESKGKASFTLMEFVPENAHKDEFKKIMAPSIQKLLSLASSSGLKNVKIYHRGLSL; from the coding sequence ATGATAGCATATGTAGCTGAAATAATTCCATTATCTTTCTCTGATTATCCAAAAGAACCTTGTTGTGTAATTTTTTTCTCTGGATGTAATTTTGATTGTGGATATTGTCAAAATTGGAAATTGAAAAAACAATTAAAGGAACATATTATTGAAATTGAAAAAATAAAAGAAATAATTTCTAAAAATAATCTTATAAATGCATGCAAAATTAGTGGAGGAGAACCATTACTTCAATTTGAAGCTTTAATTGAAATAGGAAAATTTGTAAAATCACTTGGATTAAAATTTGGAATTGACACTAATGGTTCTTTACCTAATGTTTTAGAAAAAGTAATTCCATTATTGGATTTAATTTCAATAGACATTAAAGCTCCATTAAATAAAGAAAAATATTCAAGAATTATTGGGCTTAATAATCCACCTATTTCATCTATAATAAAATCCTTGGAAATTGCAATTAAGTCTAATGCATACTTAGATATAAGAATAGTAATAATACCTGGATATAATGATTCAATTGAAGATATAAAGTCTATTACAAAAACATTAATAGATTTAGGTTATGAAGAAAAAGAATCTAAAGGCAAGGCAAGTTTTACTTTAATGGAATTTGTTCCAGAAAATGCTCATAAAGATGAATTTAAAAAAATAATGGCTCCTTCTATTCAAAAATTATTGAGTCTTGCTTCATCTTCAGGATTAAAAAATGTAAAAATATATCATAGAGGTTTATCATTATAA